GAAGCTGCCGTATTTGGCCGATATCCCGGTCATAGGTTTCTTCTTCCGCGGCAAGGCGACGCAGATCGAGCAGAAGAGCTTGCTCATCTTCGTGACCACGGACATCGTAGACCCGACGGGTGCGCGCTTCTTCGAGGCGACCGAGTACTAGCCGGGTATCGATTGCGCATTCGCGCGGGCGGCCTTGGCCAAAGGCCGCCCGCGCTGTTTTTCGGCATGCGCCCTGGCACTTGTCGTAAAATGCGATTGTCGTGAACTACAGGCTTTATAACGCGTTGACAAACCTTGCCGTCGCGCCCGCAGCCGCCTGGGTTGCCGCGCACCCCCGGCACCGCCCGTTACTCGCCCGTTTCGCGCCCAAAACGCCGCGGTGCCCCTCGCCGCCTTTTTGGGTCCATGCGTGCAGCGTGGGCGAACTAAATACGGCGCGGCCCGTCATAGGCGCATTGCGGGACCGATTTCCAGATGTGCCCGTTGTGCTTACAGTGAGCACAACGGCGGCCTGGAGGCTCGCCTCCCAGGATTCTGCGGGTGCGGCGCTTGCCTGGTTCCCCATCGATCAGCGCGGCGTGGTCGCCCGGTTCGTTGATCGCTTGAAACCCCGCGCACTACTCCTCATGGAGACGGAAATCTGGCCCAATGTCGTTCGCGAGACCGAGCGGCGCGGCGTACCGGTGGTCGTCGCGAATGCGCGCCTCAGCGACAAACATTTTGCCCGATACCGGCGCTATGGTGACTTCTTCCACGGCGTGTTCTCGCGAATCGCGGCCGTTGCCGCGCAGCATCAAACCTACGCCGAACGGTTCACTGCCCTCGGCGTCGGCTCGGAACGCGTCACAATCACCGGAAATATCAAGTTCGACAACGTTACCATGACCATTGATTCGGAGAGACTCTCCGCGCTCCGCTCGGCATGTGGCCTGGGGACGCACGATCCGGTCATCGTATTCGGCAGCACGCGCCCCGGCGACGAGGCACTTGCCGCGCGGTGTTGGAACGAATGGAAGGACCAATTCCCCGGCATCCGGCTCGTCGTCGCGCCGCGCCACCTCGAGCGGCTCACAGAGGCGCTCGCGCCGTTCGAGGAGCCGGTCGCGCTGCGCAGCGCGCTCGTCGCCGGCAACCGGAGCGCGAACGAGCGCGTGCTCTTCGTGGACACACTCGGCGAACTGGTTGACTTCTATGCCTTGGGCACCGTGGCGATTGTGGGAGGCAGCTTCTTTCCGGGCGTGAACGGGCACAATCCACTCGAGCCCGCGGCGCTCGGTGTGCCAACCGTCTTCGGGCCGTACATGAGCAACTTCATTGACCCCGCCGAGGTGTTGGTAGCGGCGCGCGGAGCCGTGCAGGTCATCGATCCCCAGGAATTGGCGCGCGTGGTCACCGCGCTCCTTCGCGACCCTGCGCGGCGCGAAGCCCTGGCGTCGGCCGCCCGGGACGCCGTGGAAAAGAACAAGGGCGCGCTCGCGCGCACGATGCACGTTGTGGACGGCGTCATGTTGAAGTGCGCGCAGCCGGCGTAACACCATAGCCGTTATGCGCGTACTCGCCAACGCCGCGGACGCTGTACTCGAGCGGATCGACCTGCTTCTCGACCGGTTTCATCGCCGCCCGGGTGTTATCGCGGCGTTGTTGCTGTCGCCATCGTTGCTCGTTTTGAGCGTGTTCGCATTTTTCCCGCTGCTCTACGCCGTGTACATCAGCCTTTTCGATACGCGGCGCGGATCGTTCATCGGCGCGGGGAACTACGCGCGCGCGTGGGGCGATCCCGAATTCTGGCGCAGCATAAAGGTCACGTGCTACTACGCGCTGGGCACTGTTCCGCTTTCGCTCGCTGTCAGTTTCGCAATCGCATGGTTGCTGTTTCGCGTGACGTTCGCGCGCGGTCTGTTTCGCACGCTCTATTTCCTGCCGTACGTGACCTCCGCCGTCGCCGCGGCGACCGTGTGGCGTGCGCTGCTGCGCCCGCAAAGCGGGCTAGTCAACTTGTTGCTCGACTCCGCCGGGTTCGAAACACAAAAGTGGCTCATCGAACCGCGCGGCATTCTGCACCTGCTGACCGACGGTCTCGTGCCGGTGTCGTTCGGACCCAGCCTCGCACTGTGTTGCATCATCGCGTTCGACGTGTGGCACTCGAGCGGGTTCATGATCGTCGTCTTTCTCGCGGGCCTGTCGTCGATCCCGCGCCAGCTCGAGGAAGGCGCGCGGCTCGACGGCGCTACGACGTGGCAAGTCGTGCGCCACGTTTCCTTGCCGTTGCTGTCGCCGACAATATTCTTTCTGCTGATCGTCAGCGCCATCAAATCCTTTCAATCGTTCAACAGCTTCTACGCGCTCGTCAGCGCGCCCGGCGAGGACACGCAAAACCTCATCGTCTACATTTACGCGCAGTTTTACCAGAACCAGCAAATCGGCTACGGCGCCGCGATTGCCGTCGTCATGTGCGCGGCGATCGTGGTGTTGACAATCGTCCAGTGGCGCGTGGTTGGACGAAAGGTCCACTACGAATGAAACGCGCCGCCGTCTATACCGTGCTGACGCTCGGCGGGACCGTCACCGTATTTCCATTTCTGTGGATGCTGAGCACCTCACTCAAGACAGGGCGCGAGGCCAGCGCGCCGGAGATCGACCTCATTCCGCAATCATGGCAGTGGCAAAACTACGCGACGGCGCTCACCGCCGCGCCTTTCGGCGTGTATTTCTACAATACGTTTGTCGTCGCGGTGACGGTAATGGCGTGCGTGGTCGTCACGTCGCTGCTCGCCGGATACGCCTTTGCGAGATTGCCGTTCCGCGGGCGCACGATACTGTTCGCGTTTCTACTCGCCACGATGATGGTGCCGTTCGAGGTCACGCTCATTCCCAATTTTCTACTCGTTCGCGATTTGGGCTGGTACAACACCTACGCGGCGCTTATCGTGCCGTGGTGCGCGAGCGCATTCTCGATCTTTCTCGTACGCCAGGCGTTCCTGTCCCTGCCAAACGATTACTTCGAGGCGGCGCGCATCGACGGCTGCGGGCATTTGCGGTTCCTCGCGTGGATTGCCGCGCCGCTCGTAAAGCCCGCGCTGGTGACAATCGCGTTGTTTTCGTTTCTCGGCAGCTACAATTCGCTCATCTGGCCGATCATTGTCACGAACAGCGAGGACATGCGATTGATTCAATACGGGCTCACCGTGTTCGGCGGAGAAACCGGCGTGCAAACTAACTTGCTGATGTGCGCATCCACGATTGTCATACTCCCGACCGTGGCGCTATACTTCGTCGCGCAACGCAGCTTTCTCGAAAGCGCCCTCAACGCCGGCATCAAGGGATAAATTCCGTGCGCCCCTCTTCGCTTGCAGCCCTGTTCGTTATCGCCCTCCTCTCGTGCACCCCGCGCGATACGTCCGCTCCGCAATCGCCCGCGAACGGCGAGGGAAGATCGAAGACGTTCAAGCCTATTGACCCCGGCTTCGCAGTGTGTTGGGACCGCAACACGCTCGAAACGGCGAAGCTGCTTGATACGATTGCGGGCGAATTCAACGCAATGCAGCAGGGTGGCGTGCCGATTAAACTCGAATACCTCGGCAATTACGGCGACATCTTCCGAAAAGTCTCGCTGAGCATCCAGGCGCGCGAACTTCCAGCCACCGCCGTCGGGTATGAGCCGATGACATCCGAGTACATCGTCGCCGGCGCGGCGCTGCCGCTTGACGACTACATCGCCGATCCGGAGACGGGATTGAAGGCGGAGGAATTGGCAGACTTTTACCCCAGCGTACTCGATACCAACCGGTTCCCGCAGTTCGGAAACAAGATGTACTCGTTCCCGTTCTGCAAGAGCGTGCTCATGATGTACTACAACAAGCGCGTCCTTCGCGCGGCGGGATTCGACGCGCCGCCGCAAACGTGGGACGAATTCCTCGAACAATGCCGTTCGATCAAGGCGAAGGCCGGTAAACAGGCCTACGCTATCAACGTCGATTGCTCGACCGTCGAGGGGTTCATCTACAGCATGGGCGGCGACGTGGTGAACGGCACAGTCACCGCGTTTGACCAGCCGAACGCGCTCGCTGCGTTCCAGTTGTTCGACACGCTCGTCAGGGAAGGCCTCGCATACCAGGCCCCACCCGGCACCTACGATGACCGGGAGGACTTCGCGCACGACCGCACCGCGTTCTTCTTCCGCCCGAGTTCCCACCGGCCAGACGCCGCCGCGCTCATGGCCGCCACCCCGGATGACTGGGGAATGACGCGGATTCCGCAGCGCGACGTAAACAGCCCGCGCACGGCGCTGTACGGTCCGAACATCTGCGTATTCCGCACGTCGGAGCTGCACCAGAAATCGGCTTGGGGATTCATCCGCCACTTCACATCGCCGGAGGTATCCGTGCGCTGGGCAATCGCTACGGGCTATCTACCGATTCGCAAGTCCGCCGCTTCAGACCCGGATATGCTGGCGTTCTGGGAGAAGTGGCCCCAAGATCGCGCCGCGTTTGACTGCCTCGCGTTTGCGCGTTCGCAGCCGAACCTCGTGGGGTGGCAGCAGGTGCGAACACTCGTCGAACGCGCGCTGACGGCGGTGCTCACTGGGCTCAAATCGCCCGATCAGGCCGTTGCCGACCTCAAGCGCGAAGCGGACAAAGTGCTCGCCGCGCAGTAGGCGACAAAGCGATCCACGCCGAATCCCTGACGGTGTCGTCAGTCTTCGATGGGGTGGCCGTGCGGATCGTGGTGCGCGGCGAAATCGTCAAGCGCGTCGCGAATCTGTTCCCGGGCGTCGCGCTCGACGAACTCGAGGTCCGTTTTCCGGCGAAGCTGGAGGCGGCGGTCATGGTGCGGCCAGTTGCCTTCACCCACCCGCGGTATTCGTCGATCTTGGCTGTTCCGGCGGTCCCGGCGCCACTCGCCATTCGCGTCTTGATAGAATCCTGGACGGTGTTCGCTCACGATTAAGCCCCCGTAATTTCGGCGCGATGCCTTTCCGGCATCGGCACCAAGTATATGCAGCGCACGGGGCAGATCGTCAAGTGTTCCTGTAACCCCCGTTCGACCTGCGCCAAGAACTACCCATCCGTACGCAAGCACCAATGGACATACAAATCCGTAGGTTCCGCCTGGCGGTCACCGCGCTGGCTTTTGTACGCATAACGCGACGCAATCTACCGTCTCACAATGCCTTATGTCATTCCATGTTCGAGTGACACAGCTTTGGCATACCTGTTGCTCTATTGATGCTAACGAGCCGCACAACTCGACGGAAGCAGGAAAGGAGGCGGAGAAATGAACGCAGTAAACGTTTTCGCCGCTCTGCGCACGCGACAGGAATTTACGTCGCGCGCAGTCCGGGTACATACGGTCGCCGCCAGCCGCGAGAGTGCGGCGTGCGCCGCTCCTACCGCTCTGGATAGCAACCCGTTGTTGGCTCGTGCGGTGGAGACCCGCGCCGGGAGCGTCAAGCTCCAAAGGCGGGCAGTTTGACGGCCCTCTCATCGGTGTACACAGCACCGACTTATGGTTGCTGACTCCGCAACCTAGACCCTGGCCGCGCAACGCAAGAAGGCTCCCTCGACCGAATGCCAAGCCCGGGGCATTCGGAGTCGCGTTGCGCGGCCTGCCCTCTTTATCGGGGAGGTCAAGTCTCGGCGACGCGCCCAAAAAGAGAGCTATTCCGCGGGTATCTTCTTCGGACGAATCTTCAACTGCTGATCGACATCGATGCGGTTGCCCTCGATTCCGTTCCAGCCGCGAATGTCGTCCGCAGTCACTCCGTACTTCGAAGCAATATTCGCCAGGTTATCGCCCTTCTTCACCGAATACGTAATCTCCGTATCGGGTGCGGCCGCCTGTTCGGCGGGCGCCGGTGATGCGTCTGCCGTCGGCGCCGGCGCGGCTTCGGCCGGCGCGGGCGCGTTTGCATCGCTCGGCGTTGCCGCATCCGCGGGCACGTATATTGTAAGCTTCTGCCCCTCGCTCAACTTGGTGTCGTTCATGTGGTTCCACGTCATGATGTCCTGATACGTGACCTTGTACTTCGTAGCGATGGAGGACAGGAATTCGCCGCCTTTCACCACGTGTTCAATCGCCTTGGAATTCGCGGGCGGCTGGACGGACGGCTCCTCGCTCGGCGGTTGGATGGCGGCGGCATCCGCGGGTGCCGGCTCGGCGGGCGCGGGCTCAGTTGGCGGAGCGGGCGGTTGTTCGGATGGCGCCGCCGGCGTAGCGGGGGCCGCGTCAGGTGATGCCGTCGTTATCTTCAGCTTTTGCCCGACGAACAGATTGTCGCTCTTCAGGTTGTTCCACTCGCGAATCTGGTCCGCGGTCACCGTGAACTTGTTTGCCACCTTCGACAGGCTATCCCCGCCGACTACCGTGTACTCGATCTCGGCGCCTGCCGGTGCGGGTTCTGCGGCGGGTTCGCCCGCATCTGCGACCGCCGCCTCCGTCGGCGCCAACTGCGGCAGCGGCCCGTCAAGGCCCGCGTGTGGTGTCTTGAGCGCGGACTGCCATGCGTCGAGCCGCTTCTTGCTCTCGCTCAACGCGGCGCGGTCAAGCGCGCCTTCCGTAGCGGCAATCTCAATCGTGGCGCAGACGAATTTGATCTTCTCGATATCGGGATTGAGCATTAATACCGCGTCGTTGCCCGCGGCCAAGGCGGCGACCGTGGCCTTCTCGGCGGGGAACGACTTCGAGGATACCGCACCCTTGTTCACGTCGTCCGCCAGAATGACGCCCGGATAGGTGAACTTGTCGCGCAGGAGGCCCTTGATGAACTTCGGCGACAGCGATGCCGCGGCGACAGGCTTCGTTTCGTTGTCGACCGTCGGCGCAACCACGTGCCCGACGAGTATCCCGGGAACGTTGCAGCGCGCGGCCTCCGCGAACGGGAAGATGATCTGCGCCATACGGTCCTGATCGTCGGTGAGCGTCGCCAGCGATTTCTGCGTGTCGCCCTTGAGCGTTCCCATGCCCGGGAAATGCTTTACGACGGGAAGGACTCCCCCGCCCACCGCGCCGTCCGCGTAGGCCAATCCGATTGCCGCCACGTCCTGATGATTGTCGCCGAAGCACCGTGCCCGCATCTCCTTCGACGCATTCTCGCCGTAGATGTCCAACACCGGCCCGAGAAGAACTCCGATACCCCGTTCGACGCACGATTCAGCAAGGTCCTCGCCTGCCTTTTTCGCACCGCCGAGGTCCCTGGCCTCGCCTATCTTCGCCGCCGCCGGCGCCTCCTTTAGATTCAGCAAGTTGAGCGTGCCGCCTTCCTGCGCGACCGCAATCAGCGGCAACGAATCGATTGTCGTACCCAACCCGACGGCTGCTTTGATTTCGGCCACGAGGTCGATGAGCTGGTTCTTGACCTTGATGTTTTCGCTGCGCAACACCACGCCGCCCGGTTTTAACTCGGCAAGCATTTCTTTCGTGTTGGTGTCGAGTTTCTCTCCCTTCACGGCGATAAACAGGTGCCGCGCGGGCCACACGTCCTCGAGTTTGGCCAGTTCGGCGGGTTGTTCCTGCGGCGCGGGCGCGGGTTCGTCTGCCGGCGGCGCGCTTGGTTCCGCTTCCGATGCCCCGTTTGGCTCTTCCGAGGGAGGCGTTGTGGGCTCGGTCGTTGCCGGCGGCACGGCCGCGATCTCCGAGTCGATCGGCGGCGCGGGCTCGCTGTCACCGCCGAAGATGAAGTAACTCGCGCCGAACCCTATCGCAAGGCCGGCAACCAATGCCGCAATTACTTCGAACGGCGCGCCGCTTCTACGTTTGCGAATATAGACTTCCACGGTAATCTCTCCGAGTCGTATCGACTTCGTTGAATGCTCGCTTCAAGTGTCCTCGCGCGCGCCTGCCCGTCACTGCGACCGGACGCCCGTTCGCGTTACCAACCGAAGTGGTATTTACGCATCCGCCGTCCGTGCGCCGCGCCGAATGTCCACGATACGCCCGCGAAACACGTCGATAACCTTGGCGACGTGCGGGTCCGCCAGCGCCGCCTGCGCCTCCTCCGGGTTCACGGTACCATATACGTGGCGCGAAGGGCGCGTCTCGATTGACTCAATCGGACTTTCATCGAGCGCGGCGTCAATCCGGAGCGCCGCGATGTTCTGTGTCATGCGCTGTAGGACACCACGGACCAGTTCCAGGTTCTCGGCCTGTTCCACCCACGCCTTCGATCGCGCGTGGACGGCCGCGAATTGCACGACCAGTGTGTTGTCCTCGATTGCCGTCGGCACACCATGACCGAGCGCAATGCCGAGATTAAGGCTATGCTCGCTTGCGGTCTGCGCGACCAATTGCCACACGCGCGCCATGTTGTCCTGCGTCACAGCCGCTTTACGCGGGCGTTTCGCAGTCTCGCCGTTGCCGCCGTTTCGTTCCTCGTAAGCGGGATTCGATTCTTCGCGCGCGCGGACGGCCGGCGCGCTAACCGTTAAAGGGCGTGGGGGGGCGATACCTCCCGCGCCCAGCGCAACAAGCTTCTCCAGCACGGCGTCGACCGATACCTCGACCGTCACCCGCGACAACCGAATCAGCAACGATTCGAGCGCGATCCGCTGCGCAAGTTGCGAATCGAAATCCTTCGCAAGTTCCGCGAATTGTTCCACCAGACGAATCAAGGTCGTCAACGTGAACCGTTCGGCCATGGACTGCATCTTCGCGATCTCATCGTCCGGCAGCGCGAGCAGCGCTCGTGCATCCGCTGTCTTGCAGACGAGCAAATTGCGGAAATACTGCAAAATGTCCTGAACGAACTGCGACAGGTCTTTGCCGCTGGCGACAATATCCTCGACGACCTTCAGAAGTTCCGCCACGTCTTTATCGAGCAGTGCCGTACAGACGCGCTCCAACTGCTTCCAATCCACCAGCCCAAGCACGTCAAACACGTCCTTGAACGTGATCGTCTTTCCGCAGTACGAGATGAGTTGCTCGAGAATGCTCTCCGCGTCGCGGATGCCGCCGTCCGCCGCGCGCGCGATCGCGTACAGCGCCTCGTCGCTGCATTTGATCTTTTCCTCGTCGAGAATCTGGCGCAGCAGTTTGTTGAGACTGTCCATGCCCACGCGGCGGAAATCGTACCGCTGGCATCGCGACACGATGGTCGCGGGGACCTTGTGCGCCTCGGTCGTCGCCAGAATGAAGACTGCGTGTTCCGGCGGTTCTTCGAGCGTCTTCAACAACGCATTGAACGCGCTCCCGGAAAGCTGGTGCACTTCGTCGATAACGTAAATCTTGTAGCGCGAACGCGATGGCACCAGCCGCACGTTCTCGCGAATCTGGCGCACGTCGTCGACGCTGTTGTTTGACGCCCCGTCGATCTCGAGCACGTCGATGTTTGTGCCCGCCGCTATCGTCTTGCAGTTGTCGCACGCCCCGCACGGCGATGGGGTGGGGCCTTTTGCCTTTTCGCAGTTCAGCGCCTTGGCCAATACCCGCGCCGTCGTCGTCTTGCCAATCCCGCGCGAACCAATGAACAAGAACGCATGGCCAATCCGGCCGGAGGTGATGGAATTCTGAATGGTGCGGGTGATGTGCTCCTGGCCGACCACGTCCTCAAAGCGCTGCGGACGCCACTTCCGCGCAAGCACGAGATATGGGTCTTTGGCCATCAATCAGGAACCCCCGCCAATTGCAGCTACCTCGAATCGAATCTGCCAACCTTCGTGCTCGTGCTCGTGCTCGTAATCGTAATCGATCACTCGCCGTGGCACGCCAGCTACGAACGGGCCCAGACCAACCGTCGCGCGCGTTGTCGCGCTTGCACGTCCGCGCGAAGCGCGTGGTGACGGCCAGGCGACCCTGCAGCACACGAAAAAATCCACCTACGGCTGCTTCCGTCAAGACCTGACCGGGTTCAGCGGCATCCCGTTGAGCAGGACCCAGCCGCCACCACCCGATCCGCGCAAAAGGACACCCGGCATTCCCGGGATTTAGGCACCAAAACTTGCGCACATAGAATACAGAAACGCTAACATTTACAGGGGGATCAAGTCAAATTACGAGCGGCGGTTCGCACCATTGGATGCGTTCATAAAATGTCCATTTCGTCCATCAGGTCCATTATGTCCATGTTGTCAACTACTTGACCGCGTACAGCGTATCCAGCGTCGCCACATACAACACCCCATTCGCCGCCACCGGCGTCGCGCTAATTGGTGCGCCCAGCTTCACCGACGCAATTTCCCTCTTCTCTTTGCTCGCGGCGAAGGTCCAGAACTGTTTACTCCGCGACCCAACGTACACCTTGCCGTCCGCGACAAACGCCGAGCCCCAGCACTCGCCGCCTATGTCGTGTGTCCAATACCCCTGGCCCGTCTCCGCGTCCACGCAATGCACGATGCCCTTGCAGTCCGCGACAAACACCAGCCCGTTCGCCACAGCGGGCGTCGCGACACAGTGCGTCGGCATCTCGTACGACCACACCTGCCCCGTCGTTGTGATGTCGCCGGTTTTCGTCGTGTCGATGCATTTTAGCCACGACAATTCCTTGCCCCACCACGGGTCGCCGCCTGCGGTGACGTACACGCGGTTACCGACGAACACCGGCATGCCCTCGATGACACTGGGACTTTCCCTGCGGTTGTTCAAATACTCGGCGCGGTTATCCTTCGGACCGGTGGGGTCGCAATCGAATTTCCACGCGAGCGCCAGCGTCTGCACCGAATCTGAGGGCGCAGGGTGGGGGAGGGCCTCAAACCCGTAGCACACACCGTCCGGACCGCCGAACGCTATTCGTTTCTTGCCGTCCACCATGCCCAAAGACGGAGACGACCATGTCGCATGCATGATGCGGTGTCCCATGCCCTCCGTGTCTTTCGCAAGCACCTTGCCGGTGTTCTTGTCCATCACAATGAGGCTTGGCGCGTCGGGCTTGCGCACGACTTTGTGCGTATTGTCCACACCGTTGCCCGTGTTGAGGTAGAGGTAGTCGCCATCCAACAAGATGGCCGTGTGCGCGCCGTCGTGCGGATACATGTCGACTGCTTCACGCAGATTCACCAGCCAAATGATGTCAGCGTCCGCCGGCGTCACCTCGAAAGCGGGCTTACCGTCCTGCGCCATATGCTGACCTTCGTCCACAAACGGCCCGTCGTTACCGTCCGCCTGCCCGTCGAGATCGAGGCACACCACCTCGAATCGGTTCGTCATCGTGTACACGCGATCGCCTTCGACCGTCGGCTCGGAACACATTCCGATCATCGGCCAATCGAGGTAATCGTCGCCGCCGGTCCGCGGCACGGCGAGTTGCCAGCGCAACGCGCCGTCACTTTCATTCAGGCAAAGGAGCACGCCGCAATCGTAATCGATGCGCGGGTCGCGCGGTTTCTCATTGTTCGCGCCTATCAGCACGCAACCGTTCGCAATCACCGGCGAACCGTAGGCATTGCCGCCCAGTGACGCCGACCACTTCACATTCGCGCCCGTCGCCGGGTCGAAGGAATCCGGCAATCCCGTCTCGTTCGACACCATGTTTCGCGTAAACGTCTCGCCCCACTGTGGCCGGTCCTCGGCCAGGACCACTGACGCGGAAAAGGCGCTGGCTGCCAGCACAAGGTAAAAACAATAATGGTATGAGTTTGGCAACGGCGTGATACTCATTCGATAGGTTCCCCCTAACTCAATAGCTTATCACGACCACGGGGCCAATCCCGCATTTCTCACCGCCCCACGACGCGGCAGTGGACGCAAAATCCGTCGGTGCGGTGAGAAATGCTCACGATTAAGCCTTTGAGCGCATGGCGAGACGATTTTTCACGCGAACAACCCGTATAGACAAGAACCTATGGAACTTCATGTGACGCAGCGGGTAAGACACGTTTTTGCTGTTCGCGTGAAAAATCCGGACTATCCGCGAGCGTTGCGTCAAAGCCGGTGAAGGCCGGTTCGCGAAAACTTTGACTCTAAGCCCCTTCCCGTTCTATACTTGTCGTTTAATGCGAGGCCCATGTTTTGGGCGTTGGCTGGCGCCCGCGCTGGTCGGTTGAGGCGCGAGAGGCGTCGTTGTAAGGAGAGTGCTGTGAAGAGGACCTATCAACCATCGAAATTGAAGCGGAAGCGGAACCACGGCTTCTTGAAGCGTATGGCAACGGCGACGGGCAGAAACGTCATCAAGCGCCGCCGCGCCAAGGGCCGGAAGAGTCTATCCGCGTAAACGGGGAGGAAGCAGAGCTGTTGTGCCGGGCCCACAGGCGTTTCCACGGCATGAGCGCCTCACGCGCAAACGGGATTTCGAGACGGCCTTCAAATCCGGCCGCAGAAGCGTGGGGTCAGCCTTTATATGCTACGTGGCCCGGCGGGAAAGTCAGGGTCGCAAGTTTGGATTTGCCGTATCGCGCAAGGTTGGCACGGCCGTAATCCGCAACCGCGTGAAGCGGTATTTGCGGGAGTTT
This genomic interval from Candidatus Hydrogenedentota bacterium contains the following:
- a CDS encoding LysM peptidoglycan-binding domain-containing protein; this translates as MEVYIRKRRSGAPFEVIAALVAGLAIGFGASYFIFGGDSEPAPPIDSEIAAVPPATTEPTTPPSEEPNGASEAEPSAPPADEPAPAPQEQPAELAKLEDVWPARHLFIAVKGEKLDTNTKEMLAELKPGGVVLRSENIKVKNQLIDLVAEIKAAVGLGTTIDSLPLIAVAQEGGTLNLLNLKEAPAAAKIGEARDLGGAKKAGEDLAESCVERGIGVLLGPVLDIYGENASKEMRARCFGDNHQDVAAIGLAYADGAVGGGVLPVVKHFPGMGTLKGDTQKSLATLTDDQDRMAQIIFPFAEAARCNVPGILVGHVVAPTVDNETKPVAAASLSPKFIKGLLRDKFTYPGVILADDVNKGAVSSKSFPAEKATVAALAAGNDAVLMLNPDIEKIKFVCATIEIAATEGALDRAALSESKKRLDAWQSALKTPHAGLDGPLPQLAPTEAAVADAGEPAAEPAPAGAEIEYTVVGGDSLSKVANKFTVTADQIREWNNLKSDNLFVGQKLKITTASPDAAPATPAAPSEQPPAPPTEPAPAEPAPADAAAIQPPSEEPSVQPPANSKAIEHVVKGGEFLSSIATKYKVTYQDIMTWNHMNDTKLSEGQKLTIYVPADAATPSDANAPAPAEAAPAPTADASPAPAEQAAAPDTEITYSVKKGDNLANIASKYGVTADDIRGWNGIEGNRIDVDQQLKIRPKKIPAE
- the dnaX gene encoding DNA polymerase III subunit gamma/tau, whose amino-acid sequence is MAKDPYLVLARKWRPQRFEDVVGQEHITRTIQNSITSGRIGHAFLFIGSRGIGKTTTARVLAKALNCEKAKGPTPSPCGACDNCKTIAAGTNIDVLEIDGASNNSVDDVRQIRENVRLVPSRSRYKIYVIDEVHQLSGSAFNALLKTLEEPPEHAVFILATTEAHKVPATIVSRCQRYDFRRVGMDSLNKLLRQILDEEKIKCSDEALYAIARAADGGIRDAESILEQLISYCGKTITFKDVFDVLGLVDWKQLERVCTALLDKDVAELLKVVEDIVASGKDLSQFVQDILQYFRNLLVCKTADARALLALPDDEIAKMQSMAERFTLTTLIRLVEQFAELAKDFDSQLAQRIALESLLIRLSRVTVEVSVDAVLEKLVALGAGGIAPPRPLTVSAPAVRAREESNPAYEERNGGNGETAKRPRKAAVTQDNMARVWQLVAQTASEHSLNLGIALGHGVPTAIEDNTLVVQFAAVHARSKAWVEQAENLELVRGVLQRMTQNIAALRIDAALDESPIESIETRPSRHVYGTVNPEEAQAALADPHVAKVIDVFRGRIVDIRRGARTADA
- a CDS encoding sugar ABC transporter permease, yielding MRVLANAADAVLERIDLLLDRFHRRPGVIAALLLSPSLLVLSVFAFFPLLYAVYISLFDTRRGSFIGAGNYARAWGDPEFWRSIKVTCYYALGTVPLSLAVSFAIAWLLFRVTFARGLFRTLYFLPYVTSAVAAATVWRALLRPQSGLVNLLLDSAGFETQKWLIEPRGILHLLTDGLVPVSFGPSLALCCIIAFDVWHSSGFMIVVFLAGLSSIPRQLEEGARLDGATTWQVVRHVSLPLLSPTIFFLLIVSAIKSFQSFNSFYALVSAPGEDTQNLIVYIYAQFYQNQQIGYGAAIAVVMCAAIVVLTIVQWRVVGRKVHYE
- a CDS encoding PQQ-binding-like beta-propeller repeat protein, which codes for MSITPLPNSYHYCFYLVLAASAFSASVVLAEDRPQWGETFTRNMVSNETGLPDSFDPATGANVKWSASLGGNAYGSPVIANGCVLIGANNEKPRDPRIDYDCGVLLCLNESDGALRWQLAVPRTGGDDYLDWPMIGMCSEPTVEGDRVYTMTNRFEVVCLDLDGQADGNDGPFVDEGQHMAQDGKPAFEVTPADADIIWLVNLREAVDMYPHDGAHTAILLDGDYLYLNTGNGVDNTHKVVRKPDAPSLIVMDKNTGKVLAKDTEGMGHRIMHATWSSPSLGMVDGKKRIAFGGPDGVCYGFEALPHPAPSDSVQTLALAWKFDCDPTGPKDNRAEYLNNRRESPSVIEGMPVFVGNRVYVTAGGDPWWGKELSWLKCIDTTKTGDITTTGQVWSYEMPTHCVATPAVANGLVFVADCKGIVHCVDAETGQGYWTHDIGGECWGSAFVADGKVYVGSRSKQFWTFAASKEKREIASVKLGAPISATPVAANGVLYVATLDTLYAVK
- a CDS encoding carbohydrate ABC transporter permease encodes the protein MKRAAVYTVLTLGGTVTVFPFLWMLSTSLKTGREASAPEIDLIPQSWQWQNYATALTAAPFGVYFYNTFVVAVTVMACVVVTSLLAGYAFARLPFRGRTILFAFLLATMMVPFEVTLIPNFLLVRDLGWYNTYAALIVPWCASAFSIFLVRQAFLSLPNDYFEAARIDGCGHLRFLAWIAAPLVKPALVTIALFSFLGSYNSLIWPIIVTNSEDMRLIQYGLTVFGGETGVQTNLLMCASTIVILPTVALYFVAQRSFLESALNAGIKG
- a CDS encoding 3-deoxy-D-manno-octulosonic acid transferase: MGELNTARPVIGALRDRFPDVPVVLTVSTTAAWRLASQDSAGAALAWFPIDQRGVVARFVDRLKPRALLLMETEIWPNVVRETERRGVPVVVANARLSDKHFARYRRYGDFFHGVFSRIAAVAAQHQTYAERFTALGVGSERVTITGNIKFDNVTMTIDSERLSALRSACGLGTHDPVIVFGSTRPGDEALAARCWNEWKDQFPGIRLVVAPRHLERLTEALAPFEEPVALRSALVAGNRSANERVLFVDTLGELVDFYALGTVAIVGGSFFPGVNGHNPLEPAALGVPTVFGPYMSNFIDPAEVLVAARGAVQVIDPQELARVVTALLRDPARREALASAARDAVEKNKGALARTMHVVDGVMLKCAQPA
- a CDS encoding ABC transporter substrate-binding protein, encoding MRPSSLAALFVIALLSCTPRDTSAPQSPANGEGRSKTFKPIDPGFAVCWDRNTLETAKLLDTIAGEFNAMQQGGVPIKLEYLGNYGDIFRKVSLSIQARELPATAVGYEPMTSEYIVAGAALPLDDYIADPETGLKAEELADFYPSVLDTNRFPQFGNKMYSFPFCKSVLMMYYNKRVLRAAGFDAPPQTWDEFLEQCRSIKAKAGKQAYAINVDCSTVEGFIYSMGGDVVNGTVTAFDQPNALAAFQLFDTLVREGLAYQAPPGTYDDREDFAHDRTAFFFRPSSHRPDAAALMAATPDDWGMTRIPQRDVNSPRTALYGPNICVFRTSELHQKSAWGFIRHFTSPEVSVRWAIATGYLPIRKSAASDPDMLAFWEKWPQDRAAFDCLAFARSQPNLVGWQQVRTLVERALTAVLTGLKSPDQAVADLKREADKVLAAQ